In Saccharomyces eubayanus strain FM1318 chromosome XIII, whole genome shotgun sequence, one DNA window encodes the following:
- the FPR3 gene encoding peptidylprolyl isomerase FPR3: MTDMLPLATYSLNVEPYTPVPAIDVTMPITIRITMAALNPEAIDEDNKPSTLRIIKRNPNFEDDDDDFLGGDFDEDEMDEESPAEEEEEEEEKTEKKKKNKGKKVESESESESDEDDEDDDEDDEFQESVLLTLSPEGQCQQSLDLTIAPEEEVQFIVTGSYAISLSGNYVKHPFDTPMGVDDDDEDEEDIYDSDEYDLTPDEDEIISDNLDDLDDEEEEEVRIEEVEEEEEEEEEEPKPEPKKTKKEKKRKHDEKEEEKKAKKVKKVEFKKDLEEGPTKPKSKKEQDNKQKPKTKVLEGGIVIEDRAMGDGPQAKRGARVGMRYIGKLKNGKVFDKNTSGKPFAFKLGRGEVIKGWDIGVAGMCVGSERRIVIPAPYAYGSQALPGIPANSELTFDVKLVSLKN, from the coding sequence ATGACCGACATGCTACCATTAGCTACCTACAGCTTGAACGTTGAACCTTACACTCCGGTTCCAGCCATCGATGTAACGATGCCCATTACCATCCGTATCACCATGGCTGCTTTAAATCCTGAAGCCATCGATGAAGACAATAAACCGTCGACTTTAAGAATTATCAAGAGAAAcccaaattttgaagacgacgacgacgactTTTTGGGCGGTGATTtcgatgaagacgaaatgGACGAAGAATCCcctgctgaagaagaagaagaagaagaagaaaaaactgaaaagaagaagaagaacaagggCAAGAAAGTTGAAAGCGAGAGTGAAAGTGAAAGtgacgaagacgatgaagatgatgacgaagacgacgaGTTCCAAGAATCTGTTCTTTTAACTTTGTCTCCAGAAGGCCAATGCCAACAATCATTGGACCTAACCATTGctccagaagaagaagtccaATTCATTGTGACTGGTTCTTACGCTATCTCTTTGAGTGGTAACTATGTCAAGCATCCCTTTGACACCCCAATGGGTgttgacgatgatgacgaagacgaagaagatattTACGATAGTGATGAATATGACTTGACACCagacgaagacgaaatTATCAGTGACAACTTGGATGATTTGGACGAcgaggaggaagaagaagttcGTATTGAAGAagtcgaagaagaagaagaagaagaagaggaagaaccTAAACCAGagccaaagaaaactaaaaaggaaaagaagagaaagcacgacgaaaaggaagaagaaaagaaagccaagaaagtaaaaaagGTTGAGTTCAAAAAGGATTTAGAAGAAGGTccaacaaaaccaaaaagcaaaaaggAGCAAGACAACAAGCAAAAGCCAAAGACCAAGGTCTTGGAAGGCGGTATTGTCATCGAAGACCGTGCCATGGGTGACGGCCCACAAGCTAAGAGAGGTGCCAGAGTAGGCATGAGATATATTGGTAAGCTGAAGAATGGTAAGGTTTTCGACAAAAACACCAGTGGTAAACCATTCGCTTTCAAGCTCGGCCGTGGTGAAGTCATCAAAGGTTGGGACATCGGTGTTGCTGGCATGTGCGTCGGTAGCGAACGTAGAATCGTCATCCCAGCCCCATACGCCTACGGTAGCCAAGCCTTACCAGGCATTCCTGCAAACTCTGAACTAACATTCGATGTCAAATTGGTTTCCTTGAAGAACTAG
- the RPL6A gene encoding 60S ribosomal protein eL6, translated as MSAQKAPKWYPSEDVAALKKTRKTARPQKLRASLVPGTVLILLAGRFRGKRVVYLKHLEDNTLLVSGPFKVNGVPLRRVNARYVIATSTNVSVEGVNVEKFNVEYFAKEKLTKKEKKEANLFPEQQKKEIKTERVEDQKVVDKALLAEIKKTPLLKQYLSASFSLKNGDKPHMLKF; from the exons ATGAGTGCCCAAAAA gCTCCAAAGTGGTATCCATCCGAAGACGTCGCTGCTCTAAAGAAGACCAGAAAGACTGCTCGCCCACAAAAGTTGCGTGCCTCTCTAGTTCCAGGTACCGTCTTGATCTTACTAGCTGGTCGTTTCAGAGGTAAGAGAGTTGTTTACTTGAAGCATCTAGAAGACAACACTTTGTTGGTTTCTGGTCCATTCAAGGTCAACGGTGTCCCATTGAGAAGAGTCAATGCTCGTTACGTCATTGCCACCTCCACCAACGTCTCTGTCGAAGGTGtcaatgttgaaaaattcaacgTTGAATACTTTGCCAAGGAAAAGTTgaccaagaaggaaaagaaggaagctAACTTGTTCCCagaacaacaaaagaaggaaatcaaGACCGAACGTGTTGAAGACCAAAAGGTTGTTGACAAGGCTTTGTTGGCTGAAATCAAGAAGACTCCATTATTGAAGCAATACTTGTCtgcttctttctctttgaagaacGGTGACAAGCCTCACATGTTGAAATTCTaa
- the TCB3 gene encoding Tcb3p — translation MTGIKAQVHVAPDSTLFRENEEKKVGGNLPKKVINQKETGSEHASSGHHQYHQLINNDGNDAKTSGPTSASSKDQGDVSSNLESKKQSPKDIFVASSAQNTSQLPGPNPQGSIGTVPLEELRPKEFRSAPSRKPNKFDTSITKPGVLDDLGKIDEKEIKEKFDPDSTDRLYPWQNVGEFHASGKGSPNTKMSKITKAYILENFYNDWYCNIATVVGTCFFSWLFAYIGFSWWSLIFIFLGTATVYNAEYTRFNRNIXDDLKRVNVEETLSDRVESTTWLNSFLSKFWVIYMPVLSQQVKDNVNPQLAGVAPGYGIDALAIDEFTLGSKAPSIKGIKSYTKTGKNTVEMDWSFAFTPSDVSDMTATEAREKINPKIALGVTLGKSFVSKTMPILVEDINVAGKMRIKVEFGKVFPNIKIVSLQLLEPPLIDFALKPIGGDTLGLDVMSFLPGLKSFVKNIINSNIGPMLFPPNHLDVNVEDIMAAQSKDAIGVLAVTIASADSLKGSDFITNTVDPYVVMTTEDAVPGTDEEVRTSIKSDVKNPRWNETKYLLLNSLEQKMTLKCFDFNDVRKDTVIGDLQVNLADLLQNPVLDNQTADLRAGTKSKGVLHYSLHWFPVREDKSEEKAAERAKAKAKGEGEDENKNIIGDEDDDDDENSQTDVGIAKITLQKVKYLDTAGSMTGSLSPCAELFIDGQKVKNYRTLRRINEPSWGETIEVLVPSKSSSKFVLKIFDERMNGKVQICEYSSSLDDIMNTLDTAQEFVKGSPQGDIYLDVSWKSIEMTGAFAAANSVSEXIGCIKLDIKDAAIKGDLSGVGDIDPYYTVSLNRRVLYKSIYHSDTDHPIFDNSTYVPVLSPNQTLSVEFYDYQKIGKDRFIGSVQIPLSDVFKKDPKSEKYVSINNKDGVSRLKLKDHKHNITESVVNLSTSFIPITPVYTPEELANVDKLEKELEEKKKKFEATQNENKQKMEESPKEWEVVEIESPFEDDEKKINKKAKLSLGELIKHKSGILSMQILEGTLNPTSAYLAVLADDISYPVFTCMKPSHGKLNSEVANIFIRDLKFSKLYLRISKKHVAKDSDDVISETSYSTLKLLKQAYEEPTWLNFNGSKAKVRFLYTPSTVSLPSSESVEDTGYLNLKLISGHGLKSADRNGYSDPFVTIYVNDKRVFKSNIKKKTLDPVWNEDAKVPILSRSKNQVVLNVLDWDRAGDNDDLGQATLDTSNLELGKSYNWNLNLNTQGSIKLQGSFSPEYIKPSFDVVKGGIADKPMKMASGAAHATVGIAGTGLGAATGVAAGGLQKGGRLLKSLGSNPMRRSKSGNGNESNGAKKSSEKKSFDRRSPSNFDSNNGTPRASVDYDPSVPNTSYAPVQSGSPAVKQADNNSSLSNKKEAPTNGSRAGSRASSFARTLAPHGTYNGFITVLAAENIAKHVQIKISLTQGGRLKHIYKTKSQKTNDDGIALFDEECSFKASPEANLVLGAISHQRLSRDKDLGIAQINLGDPQIQQDGQISVKLGDGHLIVKISYGKDKNSQVPPLPEVPQEYTQ, via the coding sequence ATGACTGGGATCAAAGCTCAAGTACATGTTGCACCTGATAGTACACTCTTCCGTGAAaatgaggaaaagaaagtaggAGGCAATTTGCCTAAGAAGGTTATcaaccaaaaagaaacaggtTCTGAACACGCTTCATCTGGTCATCACCAATATCATCAGCTTATTAATAACGATGGCAATGATGCAAAGACTTCAGGTCCTACCTCCGCCTCGTCCAAGGACCAAGGAGATGTCAGTTCCAATCTGGAGAGTAAGAAACAGTCGCCAAAGGACATATTTGTTGCTTCCAGCGCTCAAAACACAAGTCAATTGCCTGGCCCTAACCCTCAGGGCAGTATAGGTACCGTGCCATTGGAGGAGTTACGCCCTAAGGAATTTAGATCGGCCCCTTCTAGAAAGCCAAACAAGTTTGACACTTCCATCACCAAGCCTGGTGTTTTGGATGATTTAGGgaaaattgatgaaaaagaaattaaagagaAATTCGACCCTGATTCTACCGATAGGTTGTATCCGTGGCAAAACGTCGGTGAGTTTCATGCTTCAGGAAAGGGATCGCCAAATACAAAGATGTCCAAAATCACTAAAGCTtacattttggaaaatttttataaCGATTGGTACTGTAATATAGCTACGGTTGTTGGTAcctgtttcttttcatggTTATTTGCTTACATTGGGTTTTCGTGGTGGTCTTTAATATTCATCTTTTTAGGCACTGCTACTGTTTACAACGCAGAATATACAAGATTCAATAGAAACATTAKggatgatttgaaaagagtcAATGTCGAAGAAACTTTGTCGGACCGTGTGGAATCTACTACGTGGttaaattcatttttgtcGAAGTTCTGGGTCATTTACATGCCAGTTTTATCTCAACAAGTAAAAGATAACGTCAATCCTCAACTGGCAGGTGTTGCGCCTGGTTATGGTATCGATGCATTGGCCATCGATGAATTCACCCTGGGTTCCAAGGCACCTTCAATTAAAGGTATTAAATCGTACACAAAGACCGGTAAAAACACTGTTGAAATGGATTGGTCGTTTGCGTTCACCCCAAGCGATGTCTCGGATATGACAGCTACTGAAGCTAGGGAGAAGATTAATCCAAAAATTGCTCTTGGTGTTACTTTAGGGAAAAGTTTCGTTTCCAAAACAATGCCTATTCTGGTAGAAGACATCAATGTTGCTGGTAAAATGCGTATCAAAGTTGAATTTGGCAAAGTTTTCCCTAACATTAAAATAGTATCCCTGCAGCTCTTGGAACCTCCACTAATCGATTTCGCTTTGAAGCCAATTGGTGGTGACACTTTAGGCCTTGACGTCATGTCATTTTTGCCCGGTTTGAAGAGTTTTgttaaaaatatcatcaacTCCAATATTGGGCCTATGTTATTCCCACCGAACCATTTGGATGTTAACGTTGAAGATATTATGGCTGCTCAATCCAAGGATGCTATTGGTGTCCTTGCCGTAACCATTGCCTCTGCCGACTCTTTGAAGGGTTCTGACTTTATTACTAATACCGTTGACCCTTATGTTGTCATGACTACCGAAGATGCCGTACCTGGTACCGATGAAGAAGTACGTACTTCCATCAAATCAGATGTTAAAAATCCACGTTGGAATGAAACCAAATATTTGTTATTAAACTCCTTGGAACAAAAGATGACCTTGAaatgttttgatttcaatGACGTCAGAAAGGACACTGTCATTGGCGACCTTCAAGTCAATTTGGCAGATTTGCTACAAAACCCTGTTTTAGACAACCAAACTGCCGACTTGAGAGCTGGAACAAAGTCAAAAGGTGTTTTGCATTATTCGTTACACTGGTTTCCTGTTAGGGAAGATAaatcagaagaaaaagctgCCGAACGTGCCAAGGCTAAGGCCAAGGGTGAAGGAGAggatgaaaacaaaaatatcattggggatgaagacgatgatgatgacgaaaattCCCAAACCGATGTTGGTATTGCGAAGATTACTTTACAAAAGGTTAAATATTTGGATACAGCTGGCTCTATGACCGGTAGTTTGAGTCCATGTGCTGAATTGTTTATTGATGGACAAAAAGTCAAGAACTATAGAACACTAAGACGTATCAATGAACCATCTTGGGGCGAAACCATCGAGGTTTTGGTTCCATCAAAATCTAGCTCtaaatttgttttgaagatttttgatgaaagaaTGAATGGTAAAGTACAAATTTGTGAATACTCGTCTTCCTTGGATGACATAATGAATACATTAGACACCGCTCAAGAATTTGTCAAGGGTTCCCCACAAGGTGACATATATTTGGAtgtttcttggaaatcTATTGAAATGACAGGTGCCTTTGCCGCCGCAAACTCTGTTAGCGAACYCATCGGCTGTATTAAATTGGACATTAAAGATGCTGCTATTAAAGGTGACTTATCTGGTGTTGGCGACATTGATCCCTATTACACTGTCTCTTTGAACAGACGTGTTTTATACAAATCCATATATCACTCCGATACCGATCATCCTATTTTCGATAATAGCACATATGTTCCTGTACTTTCCCCAAATCAAACTTTAAGTGTCGAATTTTATGACTACCAAAAGATTGGTAAAGATCGTTTTATTGGCTCGGTACAAATCCCGTTATCAGAtgttttcaagaaagatCCTAAATCGGAGAAATATGTTTCAATTAACAATAAAGACGGAGTATCTAGGCTAAAGTTAAAAGACCACAAACACAATATCACTGAAAGTGTTGTCAATCTCTCTACATCATTTATCCCAATTACTCCAGTTTATACCCCTGAGGAATTGGCGAATGTTGATaaattagaaaaggaactagaagaaaagaagaaaaaatttgaagcCACCCAAAACGAGAATAAGCagaaaatggaagaaaGTCCAAAGGAATGGGAAGTAGTCGAAATTGAAAGCCCAtttgaagacgatgaaaagaagatcaaTAAGAAGGCTAAACTGTCTCTGGGTGAGTTGATTAAACACAAATCTGGTATATTATCTATGCAAATATTAGAAGGTACATTGAACCCAACTTCTGCTTACCTGGCGGTTCTGGCTGATGATATTTCATATCCTGTCTTCACTTGCATGAAACCATCTCATGGAAAATTGAACTCGGAGGTGGcaaatatcttcatcaggGACTTAAAGTTCAGTAAACTATACTTGagaatatcaaaaaaacatgtTGCTAAGGATTCTGACGATGTCATATCCGAAACTTCTTACAGCACTTTAAAGTTATTGAAACAAGCTTACGAAGAGCCTACATGGTTGAACTTTAATGGATCAAAAGCGAAGGTCAGATTTTTGTATACGCCTTCTACCGTAAGCTTGCCTAGCTCAGAAAGTGTTGAAGATACCGGTTACTTGAATTTAAAGCTCATTTCTGGTCACGGTTTGAAATCTGCCGACAGAAACGGTTATTCCGATCCATTCGTTACCATTTATGTCAATGATAAGAGGGTCTTCaaatcaaatatcaaaaagaaaacactaGATCCGGTTTGGAATGAAGATGCCAAAGTTCCGATTCTTTCAAGAAGTAAGAACCAGGTAGTTTTGAACGTTCTTGACTGGGACCGTGCAGGTGACAATGACGACTTAGGCCAAGCCACATTGGATACTTCTAATCTAGAATTGGGCAAATCTTATAACTGGAACCTTAACCTAAACACTCAAGGTAGTATAAAACTACAAGGTTCATTCAGCCCAGAATATATCAAGCCAAGCTTCGACGTCGTGAAAGGCGGTATTGCCGATAAGCCAATGAAGATGGCCAGTGGTGCAGCCCATGCTACTGTCGGCATAGCTGGTACAGGTTTGGGTGCCGCCACAGGAGTTGCAGCAGGTGGTTTACAAAAGGGTGGGCGTCTTCTAAAATCTTTAGGAAGCAATCCAATGAGGAGGAGTAAGAGCGGCAATGGCAATGAATCTAACGGcgcaaaaaaatcttctgaaaaaaaatcgttcGATAGGAGATCTCCAAGTAACTTCGATAGTAACAATGGCACACCAAGGGCATCAGTAGACTATGACCCATCAGTTCCTAATACGAGTTACGCACCCGTCCAAAGCGGCTCCCCCGCAGTGAAACAAGCTGACAACAATTCAAGCTTGagcaataaaaaagaagctCCTACCAACGGATCAAGAGCAGGTTCTCGTGCAAGCAGTTTCGCTCGTACCTTGGCTCCTCACGGTACTTACAACGGTTTTATTACCGTACTTGCAGCCGAAAACATCGCCAAACACGTTCAAATTAAGATTTCCTTAACTCAAGGTGGTAGGTTAAAACACATTTACAAGACCAAGAGCCAAAAAACCAACGATGATGGAATTGCTCTATTTGACGAGGAATGCTCATTCAAGGCCTCCCCTGAAGCCAACTTGGTACTAGGTGCGATTTCCCACCAAAGATTATCGAGAGATAAAGATCTCGGCATTGCTCAAATTAACTTGGGCGACCCACAAATTCAACAAGACGGCCAAATATCTGTAAAATTAGGTGATGGTCATCTGATTGTAAAGATTAGTTACGgtaaagacaaaaataGTCAAGTACCCCCACTACCAGAAGTCCCTCAAGAATACACACAATAA
- the COG8 gene encoding Golgi transport complex subunit COG8 encodes MELVLNNLISDKLSKEEKESGLDFLQGILQSDTKDYETYFSSRAAPGSITEDIAEIDAELSALDRKIRKSLLENKSQVIKDILGNDDRVQLDEMSKSLEELWELDTSISKNTEDDTTNKDQQTNEVVSLDDFLEHNNEHNDTNNDGDNPARKKKEDEFHKALNRLRNRLSTKGDDKDEIRSDTLVIVLENLDSITDLMELPFLARTCIRTGHYQEAVMLYTHTISLRSRFPGSTIVDEICENVLNEISTTMLTGLVKLLSTNVSVNSLKKILKYLNSIPPFDGETNKALLSIFLAMRYKFITDEIASYSLDIESSNESLIEMMIKRKIEVLREHVYMSLNVFIKTFMYDTSDLEIPFPIELGTSALQPYGSKKEEKEEKEEKEEKEEKEEEEKEEKEEKEEKEEKEEKEEKDEKEEKEEKEEKEEEEVEVKVVEKAEGQREEVKVQEQEEERERETEEEGKSGAMAAPDESSANTPSFRKESKIPTNALMLQFVDKCVTYILNDLTRGSSDAKLSDSVCLQLVYCSFRLSDLNRNYHHLFLNRINETSLFTTEQLAQAIDKRAELASKYVYS; translated from the coding sequence ATGGAATTAGTACTAAATAACCTCATTTCTGATAAGTTAtcaaaggaagaaaaagaatctGGTCTCGATTTTTTGCAGGGCATCCTACAATCTGATACAAAGGATTATGAAActtatttttcatctaGGGCAGCTCCTGGTAGCATTACAGAAGACATAGCAGAAATCGATGCAGAATTATCTGCGCTTGACAGAAAGATAAGGAAATCCTTGCTGGAAAATAAGTCTCAAGTCATCAAGGATATTCTCGGAAATGATGATAGAGTTCAATTGGATGAGATGTCCAAgtctttggaagaattgTGGGAGCTGGATACAAGTATCAGTAAAAACACAGAGGATGATACCACGAATAAAGATCAACAAACTAATGAAGTGGTTTCCCTTGACGACTTTTTAGAGCACAACAACGAACATAATGATACGAATAATGATGGTGACAATCCggcaagaaagaagaaagaagatgaatttCATAAAGCATTGAACAGGCTAAGAAACAGACTTTCGACTAAAGGAGATGACAAGGACGAGATTCGATCTGATACATTGGTCATTGTACTTGAAAACTTGGATAGTATCACAGACTTGATGGAACTGCCATTTTTGGCGCGTACGTGTATTAGAACGGGACACTATCAAGAAGCTGTCATGCTATACACTCACACTATATCATTGAGGTCAAGGTTCCCCGGTTCAACCATTGTAGATGAAATATGTGAAAATGTTTTAAATGAAATAAGTACTACCATGTTAACTGGCCTAGTCAAATTACTGTCCACTAATGTATCAGtcaattcattaaaaaagATATTAAAGTATCTGAATTCCATTCCTCCATTCGATGGCGAGACCAATAAAGCACTACTAAGTATCTTCTTAGCCATGAGATACAAATTCATTACCGATGAGATAGCATCATACTCCTTGGACATCGAGTCTTCCAATGAATCATTAATTGAAATGATgatcaagagaaaaatcGAGGTTCTCAGGGAACACGTATATATGTCGTTGAatgttttcatcaaaacCTTTATGTATGATACAAgtgatttggaaattccGTTCCCAATAGAACTCGGAACTTCTGCATTACAACCATACGGAAgtaaaaaggaagagaaggaagagaaggaagagaaggaagagaaggaagagaaggaagaggaagagaaggaagagaaggaagagaaggaagagaaggaagagaaggaagagaaggaagagaaggatgagaaggaagaaaaggaagaaaaggaagaaaaggaagaggaggaagtTGAAGTCAAAGTTGTAGAAAAGGCAGAAGGGCAACGTGAGGAGGTTAAAgtacaagaacaagaggaGGAGAGGGAGAGGGAGACAGAAGAGGAAGGAAAGAGCGGGGCTATGGCGGCTCCAGATGAGTCCAGCGCGAATACCCCATCATTTAGAAAGGAAAGCAAAATACCAACGAACGCGCTTATGCTGCAGTTCGTCGATAAGTGTGTTACATACATATTAAACGATCTCACTCGCGGATCAAGCGACGCCAAACTAAGCGACTCAGTTTGTCTGCAACTAGTGTACTGTTCATTCCGCCTCTCTGACCTAAACAGAAACTATCACCACCTTTTCTTAAACAGGATTAACGAAACAAGTCTGTTTACCACCGAGCAGCTCGCCCAAGCCATCGATAAGAGAGCAGAATTGGCCTCTAAATACGTATACTCCTAA
- the DAK1 gene encoding dihydroxyacetone kinase, whose translation MSAKSFEVSDPVNSSLKGFALANPSITLVPEEKILFRKTQSENIALISGGGSGHEPTHAGFIGKGMLSGAVVGEIFASPSTKQILNAIRLVNENASGVLLIVKNYTGDVLHFGLSAERARALGINCRVAVIGDDVAVGRAKGGMVGRRALAGTVLVHKIVGAFAETYSSKYGLDGTAKVAKIINDNLVTIGSSLDHCKVPGRKFESELNDKQMELGMGIHNEPGVKVLDPIPSTEDLISKYMLPKLLDPNDEDRAFVDFDKDDEVVLLINNLGGISNFIITSIASKTTDFLKEAYNITPVQTIAGTVMTSFNGNGFSITLLNATKATKALQSEFQEVKSVLDLLNAYTDAPGWPISDFENTPAPSVNEDLLHNEVTAKAVGTYDFDTFAKWMKSGAKQVIESEPHITELDNQVGDGDCGYTLVAGVKGITDNLDKLSKDALSQAVAQISDFIEGSMGGTSGGLYSILLSGFSHGLIQVCKSKDEPVTKDIVAKSLEIALDTLYKYTKARKGSSTMIDALEPFIKEFTASKDFGKAVQAAEEGAKSTATFEAKFGRASYVGDSSKVEDPGAVGLCEFLKGVQSAF comes from the coding sequence ATGTCAGCCAAATCGTTCGAGGTTTCAGACCCAGTCAATTCCAGTCTTAAGGGGTTTGCCCTCGCTAATCCTTCTATAACCCTAGTGCCTGAAGAGAAAATCCTTTTCAGGAAGACTCAATCAGAGAACATTGCCTTGATCTCCGGTGGTGGTAGTGGTCATGAACCTACACATGCTGGGTTTATTGGTAAGGGTATGTTGAGTGGTGCCGTTGTCGGTGAAATATTTGCGTCCCCTTCTACAAAGCAGATTCTAAACGCAATTCGATTGGTAAATGAGAACGCTTCTGGTGTTTTGTTGATTGTTAAGAACTACACTGGTGACGTTTTGCATTTTGGTCTATCTGCTGAAAGGGCCAGAGCCTTAGGTATCAACTGTCGTGTCGCTGTCATCGGCGATGATGTTGCAGTTGGCAGAGCTAAAGGTGGTATGGTTGGAAGAAGAGCATTGGCGGGTACCGTTTTAGTTCATAAAATTGTGGGTGCCTTTGCCGAAACGTACTCTAGTAAATATGGGTTGGATGGTACTGCTAAAGTGGCCAAGATTATCAATGATAACCTGGTGACCATCGGTTCCTCCTTGGACCATTGTAAAGTTCCTGGCAGAAAATTCGAAAGCGAATTAAACGACAAACAAATGGAACTAGGTATGGGTATTCATAATGAACCTGGTGTAAAAGTCCTGGATCCAATTCCTTCTACTGAAGACTTGATTTCCAAATACATGCTACCAAAGTTATTGGATCCAAACGACGAGGATAGAGCCTTCGTGGATTTCGacaaagatgatgaagttgtCTTATTGATCAACAACTTGGGTGGTATTTctaatttcatcatcacttCTATTGCCTCCAAGACTACCGACTTTTTAAAGGAAGCCTATAACATAACACCAGTTCAAACGATTGCTGGTACTGTAATGACATCCTTTAACGGTAACGGCTTCAGTATAACATTATTGAATGCAACTAAGGCAACAAAAGCATTACAATCGGAATTTCAAGAAGTCAAGTCAGTATTGGATTTGTTGAACGCCTATACAGACGCACCAGGCTGGCCAATTTCTGATTTCGAAAATACTCCTGCACCATCTGTCAACGAGGATCTGTTACATAACGAAGTTACAGCAAAGGCGGTTGGTACCTACGACTTTGACACCTTTGCCAAGTGGATGAAGAGTGGTGCTAAACAAGTTATCGAGAGCGAACCACACATCACGGAATTAGACAACCAAGTTGGTGATGGTGACTGTGGTTACACCTTAGTGGCTGGTGTTAAAGGCATCACTGACAACCTAGACAAGTTATCAAAGGATGCGTTATCTCAAGCCGTTGCCCAAATATCAGACTTCATTGAAGGCTCAATGGGTGGTACTTCCGGTGGCCTTTACTCTATCCTGTTGTCTGGTTTTTCGCACGGGTTGATCCAAGTCTGCAAGTCAAAGGACGAACCTGTCACTAAGGATATCGTGGCCAAATCGCTTGAGATTGCACTTGACACTctatataaatatacaaaGGCAAGAAAGGGCTCATCCACCATGATTGATGCTTTGGAACCGTTCATCAAGGAATTCACTGCATCCAAGGATTTCGGCAAGGCCGTTCAAGCCGCCGAAGAAGGCGCTAAGTCTACTGCAACATTCGAAGCCAAATTCGGTAGAGCCTCGTATGTCGGCGACTCCTCTAAAGTGGAAGATCCTGGCGCAGTTGGTTTATGTGAGTTCTTAAAGGGGGTTCAGAGTGCCTTCTAA